From a single Planococcus shenhongbingii genomic region:
- a CDS encoding anthranilate synthase component II, protein MIVIIDNQDSFTYNLVHYLEQFDSDVAVFQNEQITAQEVKGLSPDLIVLSPGPGRPVQSGATKEILLSLSCDFPILGVCLGHQTIVEHFGGRIIKGKQPMHGKVSLMAHNGKGIFEGIASPANVTRYHSLIADKAAMPDCLQVTAETEDGVVMGVQHKILPVTGIQFHPESILTTDGFQMLKNCYEDARAWKSKQARRMAQ, encoded by the coding sequence ATGATCGTCATCATCGATAACCAAGATTCGTTTACTTATAATCTGGTCCATTACCTGGAACAGTTCGATTCTGACGTTGCTGTCTTTCAAAATGAACAAATCACGGCCCAAGAAGTAAAAGGACTATCTCCTGATTTGATTGTCTTGTCACCAGGACCGGGCCGTCCTGTACAGTCAGGGGCAACCAAGGAAATTCTGCTTTCGCTCAGCTGTGATTTTCCGATTTTAGGTGTTTGCCTCGGCCATCAGACCATTGTTGAACATTTTGGCGGCCGCATCATCAAAGGAAAACAGCCGATGCATGGAAAAGTTTCATTAATGGCGCATAACGGCAAAGGTATATTTGAGGGAATTGCTTCTCCGGCAAACGTGACGCGCTATCATTCCTTGATTGCGGATAAAGCGGCAATGCCGGATTGCCTTCAGGTCACTGCTGAAACAGAAGACGGTGTAGTTATGGGGGTACAGCATAAAATACTGCCGGTAACCGGGATCCAATTTCATCCGGAATCGATTTTAACAACCGATGGATTTCAGATGCTGAAAAATTGCTATGAAGATGCACGGGCATGGAAGAGCAAACAGGCAAGGAGGATGGCGCAATGA
- a CDS encoding IclR family transcriptional regulator — protein sequence MSTKELDNFKKSGDHIQSLERGLQVIQAFSQHNSSMTVSDAAKKTGLSRPAARRILLTLEALGFAESKNGSYSLTARTLSLGYAYLSSNNSWSIAHPFLKNFVDQTGESCSISILDDMHILYVARVSTKRIMSINLGVGSRLPAYATSMGHVLLANLPQKELEAYLEKMDFEKYTDKTITDKEELLKVLEEVRQKNWGGVDQQFEEGLRSIAVPIRNAHGKVIAAMNCSVHAGRISEDVLREEFLPLLQEAAEQIGQALAAANSSSYEH from the coding sequence TTGTCAACAAAAGAGTTAGACAATTTTAAAAAATCGGGTGACCACATTCAGTCGCTGGAGCGGGGACTGCAAGTCATACAAGCTTTTTCCCAGCACAATTCTTCGATGACGGTCAGCGATGCAGCCAAAAAAACAGGGCTTAGCAGACCTGCAGCCCGGAGAATCCTATTGACGCTTGAAGCTTTAGGCTTTGCGGAATCGAAAAATGGAAGCTATTCATTAACTGCCCGGACTTTATCATTGGGATATGCCTACTTGTCTTCCAATAACAGCTGGAGCATTGCGCATCCTTTTCTGAAGAACTTTGTAGATCAGACAGGGGAATCGTGTTCCATTTCGATATTGGACGACATGCATATCCTATACGTAGCCCGTGTATCAACGAAACGCATCATGTCAATCAACCTGGGCGTCGGCTCGCGGCTTCCAGCTTATGCGACCTCAATGGGGCATGTACTTCTCGCCAATTTGCCGCAGAAAGAGCTGGAAGCTTATCTGGAAAAAATGGACTTCGAAAAATACACCGACAAAACCATCACAGATAAGGAAGAGCTCCTTAAAGTACTGGAAGAAGTGCGTCAGAAAAATTGGGGCGGTGTAGATCAGCAGTTTGAAGAAGGGCTGCGTTCCATCGCGGTGCCAATCCGGAACGCACACGGAAAAGTCATCGCCGCCATGAACTGTTCCGTGCATGCCGGCCGCATCAGTGAAGACGTATTGCGCGAAGAATTCCTTCCGCTGCTGCAAGAAGCAGCGGAACAAATCGGCCAAGCGCTTGCAGCGGCTAATAGCTCGTCTTATGAACACTAA
- a CDS encoding dioxygenase, producing the protein MTEKAVKNERVLSAYEGFVKHLKNFLDEQQFNHEEYTNFVKWADRLGRSGEIPLFLDVFVETHVLEAKYKNSPGTEPSLLGPYYVENPPMLEEAPFVIPQRENEPGDKLVFFGNVSSVTGPLKNTKVEWWQDDADGLYSNFDSTAPDFNLRGQFHTDENGDFEVHSIVPIPYQIPTSGPTGEFTFAAGYHAYRPAHIHIKFEHEGHETLITQVFFEGDEWLETDVAGGVRSTLLTKLIDKGDHKEASLNFVMRTE; encoded by the coding sequence ATGACAGAAAAAGCAGTGAAAAACGAACGTGTACTATCAGCCTATGAAGGCTTTGTGAAACACCTTAAAAACTTTTTGGATGAGCAGCAATTCAATCACGAAGAGTACACAAACTTTGTAAAATGGGCTGACCGCCTTGGACGCAGCGGAGAAATCCCTTTGTTCTTGGACGTATTTGTAGAAACCCATGTACTGGAAGCGAAATACAAAAATTCTCCAGGTACTGAACCTTCTCTTCTTGGGCCATATTACGTAGAAAACCCACCAATGCTTGAAGAAGCACCATTCGTTATACCGCAGCGCGAAAACGAACCAGGTGATAAGCTGGTATTCTTCGGAAATGTCAGTTCCGTAACTGGACCTCTTAAGAACACGAAAGTGGAATGGTGGCAGGACGATGCAGATGGCTTGTATTCAAACTTTGATTCAACTGCACCGGACTTCAACCTCCGCGGCCAGTTCCATACAGATGAAAACGGCGATTTCGAAGTGCATTCAATCGTGCCGATCCCTTACCAGATCCCGACTAGCGGGCCGACTGGCGAGTTTACTTTCGCAGCCGGGTACCATGCTTACCGTCCTGCACATATCCATATCAAATTTGAACACGAAGGCCATGAAACATTGATCACACAAGTATTCTTCGAAGGTGACGAATGGCTGGAAACAGATGTTGCCGGCGGCGTGCGTTCTACTTTGCTGACAAAATTGATCGATAAAGGCGACCACAAGGAAGCATCTCTGAACTTTGTCATGAGAACTGAATAA